Proteins encoded by one window of Vitis riparia cultivar Riparia Gloire de Montpellier isolate 1030 chromosome 11, EGFV_Vit.rip_1.0, whole genome shotgun sequence:
- the LOC117925421 gene encoding probable strigolactone esterase DAD2, whose amino-acid sequence MMGIEKGLSAAMNARIIGSGNEAIVLAHGYGADQSFWDKITPSLARTYRVLVFDWNFSGAVKVPNLYDSAKYSSYDAFADDLIALLDEFNLRASVFMGHSMSGMIGCIASIKRPELFKRLILIGSSPRYFNDDNYEGGFESSVIEQMFSNMESNFDEWASYFASLVANAKNPLSVEKYEKSLRAMRPEVALSVAKTVFHCDEGGILDKVMTPCTIIQTTNDAAVPNSVAEYMQKKIKGETTVQKIDMDGHFPHLDAHLQFLNVLGSVLGFNTHLESSSN is encoded by the exons ATGATGGGGATAGAAAAAGGCCTTTCAGCAGCCATGAATGCAAGAATTATTGGTTCTGGTAATGAAGCCATAGTTCTAGCACATGGATATGGAGCTGACCAGTCTTTCTGGGATAAGATCACACCCTCCTTAGCTCGAACCTACAGGGTTCTAGTCTTTGACTGGAACTTTTCTGGCGCTGTAAAGGTTCCGAACCTCTATGATTCGGCCAAGTATTCTTCGTATGATGCTTTCGCTGATGACTTGATCGCTCTCCTCGATGAGTTCAACTTGCGGGCATCAGTTTTTATGGGCCACTCTATGTCCGGTATGATTGGATGCATTGCTTCCATTAAGAGACCTGAGCTCTTCAAGCGGCTCATACTCATTGGATCTTCTCCCAg GTACTTTAATGACGACAACTATGAAGGGGGCTTTGAGAGCTCAGTGATTGAGCAGATGTTCTCAAACATGGAATCCAACTTTGACGAATGGGCTTCATACTTTGCTTCTCTTGTTGCGAATGCGAAAAACCCTCTCTCAGTGGAGAAGTATGAGAAGTCCTTGAGAGCAATGAGGCCCGAAGTCGCGCTCTCCGTGGCCAAAACAGTGTTTCACTGCGACGAAGGTGGCATTCTTGACAAGGTCATGACCCCATGCACTATAATCCAAACCACTAATGATGCTGCTGTCCCAAACTCTGTGGCCGAGTATATGCAGAAGAAGATCAAGGGGGAAACCACAGTGCAGAAGATAGACATGGATGGTCATTTCCCGCATCTAGATGCACACCTTCAGTTCCTTAATGTGCTAGGTAGTGTCTTGGGTTTCAATACTCATTTGGAGTCGTCAAGCAATTAG